The genomic interval GGGTGAATTACCCCGCGTTTCTGCTCATCCAGCATCAAAACCCAACCATTCGACCCTGACCCACACGTCCGGGAGTGCAGATTGTACCCACCTGAACGATCACCTTACTCCCCAACCCGCCTCCACCTCCGTCTCCGGCAATGGGATATCGAGCCAGGCAAATCGGCTCATTTGCGTACCAGGTGAAACTCGAACTCCTGGTTTCCCGTCTCGGTACTTGTCTCGGTACTCGAAATCAGCTCATTGCCCGTTTGCAGGGCAAATGCATTGAAATCCCTGACCGACCCCGGATCGGTGGTCACAATCCGCAAAATCTGGCCACTGCTCATGTCGTTCAGTGCCTTCTTGGCGCGCAGGATCGGTAGTGGGCAGTTCAGGCCACGTGCATCCAGATCCTTGTCGAAACGGATAGTCATGCTCTCTCCTGTCTATGGAACTATAGAAGCGCGTTCATTCACGTTCATTCAATTGCCGCCTGCAACATGACCGTCATCAGGCAGCAAGCCAATGCCCGGATTTTCCCCCGGACTTTTCAACCAGCCGCACATCCTCGATACGCATGCCACGGTCCGCAGCCTTGCACATATCGTAGATGGTCAGCAGCCCGATATTCGTTGCGACCAGCGCCTCCATCTCGACGCCGGTGCGGCCCAGGGTTTCCGCCGTCACCTCGCAAACGACCCGGCTGCGCTCGGCATCGACCAGAAATTCGACAGCCACCCGCGTCAATGACAGAGGATGGCACAAGGGGATCAGATCGGCTGTCCGTTTTGACGCCTGGATGGCCGCAATCCGCGCAACCCCCAGCACATCACCCTTCTTTGCACTGCCCTCCCGGATCAGCGCCAGCGTCTCCGGCTGCATCACAATGCAGCCGGCCGCCCGCGCCACCCGGCGGGTTTCGGCCTTTTCCCCGACATCGACCATGTGAGCCTGGCCGGCGCCATCAAAATGCGTCAAGGGTGAATGTGAATCCGTACAACTCATGACCAACCGTTTCCCCGTTTCCTCGTTCCCGGCTTTCCTGTCCTGGGCACCCCGCAGCCGAAACACCACCCGGAATGCATCAAACCCTGCCGATGTTGGGACATTATGTCACAGCAGTGCGGCACAAAACTCAACCCATCCCGATATTTGCCGGCGATTGCGGATTTCTCCGCAAAACCGCATGGAACCATGTATTCGAACGTATATCATAGGCAGGATGCGAATCCGAACCATGATCCTGCTGCTGTGCCTGGCTCCCGCGGTTCTTGCCGATGGCCTGCCGGAACTCGGCGATCTTTCGCGGATCGATTTTTCGCCGGCAATGGAGCAACGCACCGGCGAGTCGATCATGCGCGACATCCGGCTGCATGAACCCGGCTACATCAGCGATCCCGAGATCAACGGCTATCTGAACCATCTGGGCTCACGCCTGCTGAGCCAGAGCAGCGAGGCACGCCAGAACTTCGAATTCTTCGCCCTGCGCGATCCGAGTCTGAACGCCTTTGCCATGCCCGGCGGCTACATTGGCGTCCACACCGGACTCATCACGGCGACCCGCTCCGAATCCGAACTGGCCTCGGTGCTTGCCCACGAAATCTCCCACGTCACCCAACACCACCTGGCCCGCCAGATCAGCAGCCAAAGCCAGGGACAGCTGCCGATGCTGCTGGCTTTGGCGGTAGCCATCCTGGCATCGCGCAGCAACTCCGACCTCGCCCAGGGCGCCCTGATGACCGGCCAGGCTGCCAGCATTCAGAATCAACTCAACTACTCACGGGATTTCGAGCGCGAGGCGGACCGGCTGGGACTCCAGTTACTGGAAAATGCCGGCTTCGATGTGCGGGCAATGGCGGACTTCTTCGAGCGTCTGCAAAAGTACGGGCGTCTTTATGAAAACAACGCGCCCGGTTATCTGCGCACCCACCCGCTGACCTCGGAACGCATCGCCGACCTGGAAAACCGCATCCACGAGCGTCCTTACCGACAGGTTGCCGATTCTCTCGACTACCTGCTGGTCCGCACCAAGCTGAGGGCCAGCGAAGGCAGTCCGCAGGATGCCGTGACTGAATTCACCTCGCAGATACGCGAGCACAAATACAGCAACGAAATCGCCGCGCGCTATGGCCTGACCGTGGCCCTGGCACGCGCCCAGGATTACGCCAAGGCAGAGCAGGAAATTGCCACACTGCGCAAGTTGAAGGCAGATTCACCGATGATCGAATCAATTTCTGCCGACTTGCGCAGAAAACAGAATGACCCGGCAGGCGCGCTCAAGATCCTGCGCACCGCCCAGGTGCGCTATCCGCAAGCGCGCGGTCTGGCGTATGCCCTGACGGACACCCTGCTGACCACCCATCAGACGCAGGAAGCCCTGCAGTTCATACAGGAAGACTTGCAGAACTACCCCAATGATGCGCGCATGCACGAACTGCTGGCGCGTACCTACGCGGCACTCGGCAAGACGTTGCAACAACACCGTGCCCAGGCCGAAGCCTACGCCCTGCAGGGACAACTGCTGATGGCGATCGAACAGTTGCAGCTGGCGCAGAAACTGGGGGAAAACGATTACTTCGAACAATCCAAGGTCGACGCCCGCTTGCGCGAGCTGAAACAGCGGCATGCCGAGGAAACCAAGGAAATGAAGGAAAAATGACGCATTGCCATCCATGGATACGCTCATGAATGCACTGCATGGCGCATGAAAATATCGCGCAAGAATTCAAAAGACCGGGCCGGCAACCTATCTTATAATCGGAATTATTTTTGCTGGCGGCCTCAAGATTCCTTTCGGGATGCCGTTACCTGACGCAGGATATCTGCGCATAAGGATTACATCATGAAAATCGACAGCTCGATCAAATCGCTCGGCGGCTTGTCCGGCGAGGCGCGCAAGGACGCGGCGAAGCCGGCAGGCACCGCGTCCAGCCCGGCTGCAGGACAAAGCACCCAGAGCGCCGAAGTCGCCTTGTCACCGCTTTCGGCACGCTTGCAGGAACTGGAAAGCGCCATGGCGACAACCCCGGTGGCGGACAGCCAGCGCGTCGCCGCCATCCGCGAAGCCATCGCCGCCGGCACCTTCCAGGTCGACGCCAGCAAGATTGCCGACGGCCTGGTCGACAGCGTCCGTCAAATGCTGGCCGCGCAGAAATAAACAGCCCCGCAAGCCCTTCCGTGCAAGCTGCTGCCGATACCCGTCTTGCCCGTTTCATCGAGGATGAACTGGCAATGCTGCGCAGCTTTGTCGAATTGTTGCAACACGAACAGAGGATCCTGACCGAAGGCGACATTGACGAGCTGACGCCCTTGATCGAGAAAAAAGGGCGGCTTGCCGACCTCCTCACCCAGCTTGCCGGGCAGCGCAATGAAATTCTGGCTGCCGCAGGATATCCGCACGACCGGGCCGGAATCGATATCTGGCTGGAACGACGCAGCCCGACAGGCGAAGCAGCGCAAGACGCTCGCGACAGCTGGGAAAACATTCTCGCGCTGGCCGTTCAGGCCCGCACGCTGAACGAAACCAACGGCAAGCTGATCGGCATCCGCCTGCAACACAATCAGCAGACCTTGAACTCCCTGCTTGCCGCCGGCAACCGGTCAGCCCTGTACGGACCGGACGGCCAGCCCCACGCCAGCGGTGGCGGCCGATCATTCGGCGCAGTCTGAGCATTCCAGAGCCGCCGCCCCGCACTCGCCCATCGTACTTCAGGGCAGCGCGTTGCCCTTCGTGATTGCCGACACACTCCCGGCATCGGCCTGATCCGGCATTCTTGATTCGATGGTAATGGCGACACGCCGGTTGCGGGCACGTCCCTCTGCCGACTCATTCCCGGCGATCGGGCGCTGATCAGCATAACCCACGGCCGTCAGGCGGCTGGCGGCGACGCCGTTATCGATCATCAGGCGCACCACACTGGAAGCGCGCACGCCTGAGAGCTCCCAATTGGAAGCAAACTGGGCCGTCGCGATCGGGATATCGTCGGTATGCCCCTCGACCGTAATCGGAAAATCGGTTGGCGCCAGGATGCGCGCCACGGCGGTCAGCGGCGCCAGCGCCTCACTGGCCAGGCGCGCCTCCCCCGACGAAAACAACACGCTGGCATTGATATCGACCGTAATCCCCCGCGCACCTTCGGTCACCCGCACCTGTCCATTTTCCACCAGGGGCCCGAGCGCATCGCTGATTTCCTGCGCCATGTCACGCATCTTTTCCTTGGCCTTGCGCTTGGCCTCGCTAGCCGGCTTGGCTGCAACCACCGGCCGATTCGGCACGATCATCGGCAAGACCAGCGTCGGGGCGGCTGACCCCACCTCGACCTGGGCACCGGCGGTCGACCCAGGCACGTTCCGGAAAGCGGACACAATGGAATCCGAAAGGATCCGGTATTTACCCTCATTCACCGACGATACCGCATACATCACCACGAAAAAAGCGAACAGCAGCGTGATGAAGTCGGCGTAGGACACCAGCCAGCGCTCGTGGTTCTCGGCTTCCTCTTCGTGGCGATGGCGGCGGCGTGACATAAACGAATCACTGGACGTAGCCGCGCATGCGTCCTTCGATGACGCGCGGATTGTCTCCGTTGGCGATGCCGACCAGTCCATCGACGTACATTTCGCGCAAGGCAACGAGACGGGCAATGTTTACCAGCAATTTCTTGGCTACCGGCAAAAACACCAGATTTGCCAGACCCACACCGTAGATCGTGGCAACGAAGGCAACGGCGATCCCCGCTCCCAGCCGGGAAGGATCGGTCAGATTCTCCATGACATGGATCAGCCCCATCACCGCACCAAGGATGCCGATCGTCGGTGAATAGCCGCCTGCCGACTCCCAGATTCTCGCGGCCAGTTTCATCTGGGCTTCATAGACATCGATCTGCACTTCGAGAACCGCGCGCAGATTGTTCGGCTCGGCGCCATCCACCAGCAGTTGCAGGCCATGGATGTGGAATGGATCATTCAATTGGGGGAACTGCCCTTCCAGCGCCAGCAAGCCTTCACGGCGGGCGAGCACGCTCCAAGCCAGCGTGCGGTCGATGATTTCCTCCGCGGCAACGGCCGGCGGCACAAAAACCCACTTGAGCATGCGCAAGCCCGTCACGAATGCGGGCAAGGGACTCTGCAGCATCACCGCGCCCATGGTGCCCCCCACCACGATCAGGAAGGCCGTGGGCTGGATGAGCGATGACACATGGCCGCCTTCGAGCACCTGGCCAAACAGGATTGCACCAATACCCAGCAACAAACCGACGATACTGATCTTGTCGATGGCCCTCATGATTGCTTCTTCCTTGGGCGCCCTGCCTTGCCGCGCACGGCCTGGCGGGCAGCGGCAGAATCGCCGAGCACGTTGCTGCGCAGGCGCGCAATCGCCTGGGTGTGCAACTGACACACACGCGACTCGGTCACGCCAAGAACTTCGCCGATCTCGCGCAGATTCAACTCCTCGTCGTAATACAAGGCCATCATCAGCTTTTCCCGTTCCGGCAGATTTTCAATGGCCTGCACCAAGGCTTCACGCCTGTCCTGGTCAATCAGCATGGCCAGGGGATCGAGTTGCTCCGAAGCCAGGTGCCTCTCCAGAAAGGCATCTCCCCCACCTTCCTCGGCATCGCCCAGGTCCTCGAAATATACAAGTTGATGGCCACGTGCATCGAGCAACAGCTTCTGGTATTCCTCCAGCGACATGCCGAGCGATTCGGCAAGCTCGCCTTCCTGCGGCGCACGACCGTGTTTCTGTTCCAGGGTATGGATTGCGGCTTCGATCCGCCGCATCTCGCGCCGCAAGCCGCGCGGCAGCCAGTCGTTCTCGCGCAGCCCGTCGAGCATGGCGCCGCGCACGCGCTGCACGGCATAGGTTTCGAACTGGGCGCCCAGTCCGTCCTCGTAGCGAGCGATGGCATCCAGCAGGCCGATCATGCCGTTCTGTATCAGATCCTCGACCTGCACATTGGGTGGCAGCCTGGCCATCAAATGATAGGCAATCCGCTTGACCAGAGGCGCATATTGAGAGACGAGCTGTTCTTTGTCTGGAATGCCCTGCGCGTTATACGTCATAGATTTCCGGTAAGGCGGCAACCGGCAAACTATACCACCGAATCTGGCTGGCCAATATCGCGCCGGCCGGCCATGCACGCAAGAACAGCGCGTAGTGAACGCGTCCGGCAAGGTTCAGCGATTGCATGGCCAGCCGGACAGAACACGACGGTGCGCCACTGCCTCGACGAGCCAGATGGTTGGACTTGAGCGCGGACCAAGGGAACGCGGATACGGGCTCCATGGTCTTCAAACAAGCTCGTACGCATCGAGCAACTTTGCGCACTGCTCCCGGTCGTTGAACATCATGACATCGACGATGGACAAACCGGGCACGAACTTCCTCCCGAACTGCCGGTAGCACACCGCTCCGGGTTGCAGAAACGAAAGCTGCAGACCGCGTTCAGCAAAAGCCTCTCTGTCGTATAGCGATTTTCCGCCAGGCAGGTTGATGTACCGGGTAGCGCCCAGCACATCGCAGATATCCAGAATTTTGCCCTGTCCGCGCAGCCCGGCGGCTTTCTCCATGGCCGAAGAAACGAACCATTTCGGCTGCAGCCCCAGGTAGGCGCAGATGCTGCGCAATTGATACTCGAGAAGCAGCGCCAACTGGCTGGTCTGCTGGCTGAAGATATCCATCAGCACCGGATAGACCGCTGCGAAATGCGGCGCCTTGCCATAGCACTGACGAATGGTCTGCAAAAGTTTGTGCCGAGCAGACACTTCAAGCTGATTTATCCGCTTATTTGGGCTTGCGCCCTGCAGCGGCAACGTGACAAGCTGCTTGTCGGCATGGCCGAGAATGTAATTCCGGTTTATCCAGCCACCTTTGATGAAATCCACATCGTCGTAAATCACAAACGCATCCACCGCCCGAATGAGCTGAAAGTAGCCCAGATACGGGAACAGATAGGGTTGCATGATCGCGAGTCTCATCGGGACTCATCACTTCGGCGGCCACAAACCGGGAGCGCTGGCAAAACAGGGCAGGAGATATTACGGAACAGGCGTCAACCGCTTCACCCACCCCATGCGGTTTCCAGTCTTGCACCAGCGCTTCCCAGACCTTCCAGTTCGCCCTGGCGTCCGGGTGACCAAACCGGATCGTTTCCGCTGCCCTGAATCGCCGGCGGCAAACGCTGCAGCAGGGCGCTTGCCAGGTTGTCCGTCACCGGCACCAGTGAAGCGCCGAGATAATCGAGACGCACATCGAGATGTTCGCGCGCCACTCGCCGCATGTTGTCGAAAATGGCGCGCGCTTCCTCCCGGGTGCGCGGACGGGTGATGACCACCTGGAAGCCATCCCGCCCGCGCTCCTGCACGATGCGCTTGATCAGCGCGTAGGCATGGGTGATCGCCGTGCTCTGCGCACCCACCACGACCGCCACATGGCGTGCGGCCAGCGTCAATGGCGATAGCTGACCTTGTTGCCGGACGCTGCTGTCGATCAGAACGAAGTCCACGCCACGCTGCATTTCCTGCAGGCTGGTGGGTAGGCGCCGCTGCGCCAGCGTTGCATTGCGGTTGGCCTGCTCCAGTTCCTTTGCCGCGCGCACGGCGGGCAGGATGCGAACCAACGGCGCGGCTTCCAGCACCACCTGGCCCAGGCTGCGTTCTCCTTGCAACACCTGGTAAAGATCATGGCGCGTCTTCAGGCCGAAGTAGGAAATCGCGTTGTTCGGGGCCTGATTCTCATCCACGATCAGCACGGTGTGGCCCGCCGCCGCCAGCGCCGTCGCCGTCTGCACGACCAGGGTGGTGCGCCCGCAGGCTTCACGACCGGAGGCAAAAGCCACCACCTGCGGCCCACGGCTGCCGAACATGCGCCGCAAGCCGGCGGCCTGATCGCCGACCCAGCCACCGGGCACTTCTGCTTCAGCACATGCCCAGTCAGCCACGCCGTCCCCCCGCCGCCTTTTGCGATGGCGCCGCCATGACCAGGCCGGCTTCCTGGGTCTGCAAATGATGCGGCGATGCCTCGCCGGGCAGTTTGAATGCGCGGTGCAACAGGTAGTTGCGATTCGGCAAATGCATGTCTTCGGGCACGCGCTGTCCATTGGCGATGTAGCACAGCAGCAAGCCATGACGAATCACCGCATCCAGCGCCGGCGCCAGGGATGCCGTCTCGTCGACCTTGCTGAGTATCACGCCGGCCAGATCCTCGCCGGCATACGCCCGTACCACGTCGTCCAGGGTGTCGCCACGGCTGGTGGCATTGAGCAGCAGCAGGCGATTCACCTCGCCGGTGCGCATCAGCATGGCCGCCTGCTCGGCCACCATGCGGTCGCGCTGGCTCATGCCGACGGTATCGATCAGCACCATGTGCTTGTCGCGCAAATCCGCCAGGGTGTGGCGCAAGTCGTCGCCATCACGCACGACATGCACCGGCACGCCGAGGATACGGCCATAGATGCGCAATTGTTCGTGAGCGCCGATCCGATAGCCATCGGTGGTCAGCAGGGCCAGCTTGTCGGCGCCGTAGCGCACCACGCAGCGGGCGGCGAGCTTGGCGGTCGTGGTGGTCTTGCCGACCCCGGTCGGGCCGACCAGCGCGAAAACGCCGCCGCGGTCGATGATGTCGTTATCGCTGCTGAGCGTGCGCAGACGCCGGTTCAGCGCACTCTTCAACCATTTGCGCGCATCGTCGGTATTCAGTTCGGCCGGCATTTCCTGGCAGAGCTTGCGCGCCAGTTGCCCGGAAAAACCGACATCCAGCATCTCGGCCAGGGCCATGGTCCTGACCGGCGATTCACGCGACATTTCACCCCAGGCAAAACCGGCCAACTGGCGTTCCAGCAACGCCCTGATCGTGTGCATTTCACCCATCAATTCGGAAACCTGCTGCTGCATCGGCTCGTGCTGTTCCGGCAGAAAATCCGCTGCCGAAGCGGACATGCCGCGCTGCGCGCGCAGGCCCGGCTCGTGCGGCACGGCGGCGGGCTGCCCGAGCGGTTCCCGCTGTAGCGGCGTGGAGGACGCAGCCTGCGGCTCGCGTCCCGGCAAAGGACGCAGACGCGGCTTTTCCTGGACGACCGGCGCGGCGGCCGGCTTTGCCGATCCGGTATTGCCAGCCTGCACCGGCCACTCGGGCCGGGCCAGCGGCGGCTGGCGCCGCTGGGCGGAAAGGCTGACGGTGTAATCGTCATCTTCCGAGCCGGCGCGTGCATGAACGCTCCGTTCCGGCGCCTGATGCATCGACTGGTTGGCCGAATACGCCTGCCGAGCCGCCGCGCTTCCCAACGAGGCCGGCGGCGTGACCGTAGCCGTAGCCGGAGTGCTTGCCGCCATCGGAGCACGGGCGGGCATCTGCCGCGACAGCAGCTCGAAGCCTTCCGAAGTCATGGCCAGGATTTCCACGCCGCCCGGTACCGGCTTGTTGGAAACCACGATGGCATCCGCCCCGAGTTCTTCCTTCACCTTGCGCAGGCAGTCGCGCGCGGTCGGTGCCACAAAGCGTCGCATGCTCATTGTGTCCCCACCTCCGCCTCCAATACGCCAATGGCGCCAGCGCACGAAGCGTCAAGAGCAGCAAGCCATGCCGCCCGCAGTCGATGCGTCCGGTTCAAGCCCTTGCTGCGGCATCGAGAGTCGTTCATGTACTAGGCTCCAATAATTGCAGTTATACGAATCGTGCGTGAATCAGGGACTTCGGCATTCGAAATGACCTTGAGGGTCGGCACGGCGCGGCGCAGGAAGCGCGAAAGCAGCCAGCGCAGATGATTCGGCACCAGCAGCACCGCCGGCATGCCGCTTTCCTCCTGACGTTGCGCAGTGGCCGCCGTCTCGCGCAGCAGCGTATCGGCCAGACCCGGCTCGATGCCGCCGGCGCCCGCGTCGTTACCGGTCTGCATGGCCTGGCCGAGTATGCGTTCGAGGCCCGGCTCGATGGTCATCACCGTCATGTCGGTATTGCCGGGAAACAGTTGCTGGGCAATGGCGCGGCCCAGGGCGATTCTTACCTGCGTCGTCAGCTCGAGCGGATCCTGGGTGCGTGGCGCGTATTCGGCCAGGGTCTCGATGATGGTGTGCATGTCGCGGATATTCACGCCTTCCTCAAGCAGGCTTTGCAGGACGCGCTGGACGATCGAGACCGACAGCAGCTTGGGCACCAGATCCTCGATCAGCTTGGGCGCATCCTTGGCGATGTGATCCAGCAGCGCCTGGGTTTCCTGGCGCCCGAGCAGATCGGCCGCATGCGAGAGGATGACGTGATTGATATGCGTGGCGACCACGGTGCCGGCATCGACCACGGTATATCCCAGTGCCTGCGCCTGCTCGCGCAGGTTGGCCTCGATCCAGATGGCCGGCAGGCCAAACGCCGGGTCGGTGGTCGGCGTGCCCGGCAATTGCCCGGCGACGCGCCCCGGATTGATGGCCATGAACATGCCCAGATAGGCTTCGCCAGCGCCGATATCCACGCCCTTGAGCGTCAGCCGGTAGGCATTCGGCTTGAGCTCGAGGTTGTCGCGAATGTGCACCGGCGCGCACAAAAAGCCGATTTCCTGGGCAAACTTCTTGCGCAGACCACGAATGCGCTTCAACAATTCACCGTCCTGACCCTTGTCCACCAGGGGAATCAGACGATAGCCGACCTCCAGGCCCAGCACATCGACGGGCGCCACGTCCGACCAGCTGGCATCCTGCGTTTCCTGCGGGACGAGTTGTTCAGCCGGCTGCGCTTCGACAACCGGCGGTTCGGCCTGGCGCTTGAGCAGCCACCAGCCCAGGCCGCCGATGGCGGCAGCCAGCAGCAGAAAGATCAGATTGGGCATGCCCGGAATCAGGCCCAGCACGCCGATGATGAAGGCCGTCAGCAGAATCACGCTGGGATTGCCGAACATCTGGCTGCTCACCTGCTGCCCGATGTCCTCATCCGTGGTGACCCGGCTCACCACCAGGCCGGCCGCCGTGGAAATGATCAGCGCCGGAATCTGCGCCACCAGCCCATCGCCGATGGTCAGCAGGGTGTAGTTGGCCGCCGCCTGGGCAAAGCTCAGGTCGTGCTGCAGCATGCCGACGATCAGACCGCCAATGATGTTGATGAAGAGAATCAGAATGCCGGCAATCGCATCGCCACGGACGAACTTGCTGGCACCGTCCATGGAGCCGAAGAAATCCGCCTCCTGGGAAATCGCCGTACGCCGCTTGCGCGCTTCGTCTTCGCCGATCAGGCCGGCATTCAGGTCGGCGTCGATGGCCATCTGCTTGCCCGGCATGGCATCCAGAGTGAAGCGAGCGGAAACTTCGGCGATGCGGCCGGCGCCCTTGGTGATGACGACGAAGTTGATGACCACCAGGATCACGAAGACCACCAGGCCCACGGCATAGTTGCCGCCGACCAGGAAGTGGCCAAAGGCTTCGATCACCTTGCCTGCCGCATCCGGCCCGGTATGGCCTTCGAGCAGCACCACCCGGGTCGAAGCGACGTTGAGCGACAGGCGCATCAGCGTGGTCACCAGCAGGATGGTCGGGAAGACCGAGAAATCCAGCGGTTTCATGGCGTACATCGCCACCAGCATCACCATGATCGACAGTGCGATGTTGAAGGTGAAGAACAGATCGAGCAGGAAGGGCGGCAACGGCAGCACCATCATCGCCAGGATCATCACGATCAACAACGGCGCGGCAAGCTGCTGGAGATTGCCGCGCGAGAACAGGGTCTGCATGCCGAGTGTCGCCGCCATGCCGGTCAGGCCCCCATGCCTTCAACCACGGGCTGCCCGGGGTCCAGCTCCGCCGGCACCGGCAGCGCCTGCGGCGCTTGAGGCGGCAGCGATGACGGCGTCTGGCCGGCAAGATACTGCTGCAACTGATAGACGTAGGCCATCACCTCGGCAACGGCGCCGTAAAGCGCGGCGGGTATCTGCTCGCCAATGTCGCAATGACGATACAGCGCGCGCGCCAGCGGCGGCGCTTCCAGCAGCGGAACATCGTGTTTGGCGGCAAGTTCACGAATATTCTGCGCAACCAGATTGATGCCCTTGGCAAGCACTTGCGGCGCCCCCATCTGCCCACTGTCGTACTTGAGCGCGACGGCAAAATGCGTCGGGTTGGTCACCACCACGTCGGCTTTCGGCACATCGGCCATCATCCGCCGCCGCGCCATTTCGCGCTGCTGACTGCGGATGCGCCCCTTGACCTGGGGATCGCCTTCCTGCTCCTTGTTCTCCTGGCGCACTTCTTCCTTGGTCATGCGCAGCTTGCTGTGGTACTGCCAGAGCTGGAAGGGCACATCGATTGCCGATACCAGCGCCACGCCACTGACCAGCGCCAACATGGCGAAAAGCAGAATGTCGCCAAAGGAGACCAGTCCCCGCTCGAGCGGCTGGGTCAACAGCGCGAACAGGGCATCCTGCTGATGCACCACCACCCAATACACCACGCCGCCGACCAGCAGCGCTTTCAATACGGATTTGACGAGCTCGGCAATCCCCTGCACGGAGAAAATCCGTTTCAGGCCAGATAGAGGATTGATGCGATTGAAATCAGGCGCCAGCGCCTTGGAAGAAAACACCACGCCGCCCAGCATCAATGGCCCTGCCAGCGCGCCCAGCACCGCCACCAGAAACAGTGGCGCCAGCAGCGTCATGGCTTCCATGGACAGGGAAAGAAAAGCATTGGCCAGGGCGTAAGGATCGAACGCCTGGTCATGGCCGAAACTCAAGCCGCGACGCATCAGTTGTTTTGCATGCTGCGCAAACCAGCCACCCATCGTCCAGAGGGCGCTGACGCCGGCGAGCAAAACCAGAAAGGCCGAAAGCTCGCGCGAATGCGGCACACGGCCGTCCTCGCGCGCCTGTTCCAGACGCCGCGATGACGCAGGTTCGGTCCGTTCGAGATCGCTGTCCTCAGCCACAATCAGCTCCTTGCATGCCGGCAATTATTGCCGCCTGCTGCAAGGAAGACTGCGAGAATAGAAAGAGTTTCACCTGCCAATTCGGAAAGCAGGTGAGAATACAGAACCAAGCGTCTGTATCCAATCAACTATCAGCGATCATGCGCTGCCGGGAAATCCGGTCCGCAGGCAACGAACAACAAACGCTCCCGGCAGGCCGGGGCCGGCCGGATTTCAGGCCACGGCAGCCTGGGGGCCAACGAAGTCGGCGCGTATCATGCTGCCACTCGTGGCGGAACCGCCGAGCAGTTCCTTCATGTCGAGAATCAGCACGATCTGTCCGTTGGACAGCGTCGTCACGCCGGCAACGCCCTTGGGACGGAAGTCTTCCAGCGACTTGATGACGGCATCCTCTCGGCCGGCAAAGCCATCGACCGCCAGGATGAAAGCAGTCTCCACCGTCTGCATCAATAC from Sterolibacterium denitrificans carries:
- the flhB gene encoding flagellar biosynthesis protein FlhB; its protein translation is MAEDSDLERTEPASSRRLEQAREDGRVPHSRELSAFLVLLAGVSALWTMGGWFAQHAKQLMRRGLSFGHDQAFDPYALANAFLSLSMEAMTLLAPLFLVAVLGALAGPLMLGGVVFSSKALAPDFNRINPLSGLKRIFSVQGIAELVKSVLKALLVGGVVYWVVVHQQDALFALLTQPLERGLVSFGDILLFAMLALVSGVALVSAIDVPFQLWQYHSKLRMTKEEVRQENKEQEGDPQVKGRIRSQQREMARRRMMADVPKADVVVTNPTHFAVALKYDSGQMGAPQVLAKGINLVAQNIRELAAKHDVPLLEAPPLARALYRHCDIGEQIPAALYGAVAEVMAYVYQLQQYLAGQTPSSLPPQAPQALPVPAELDPGQPVVEGMGA
- the flhA gene encoding flagellar biosynthesis protein FlhA, producing MAATLGMQTLFSRGNLQQLAAPLLIVMILAMMVLPLPPFLLDLFFTFNIALSIMVMLVAMYAMKPLDFSVFPTILLVTTLMRLSLNVASTRVVLLEGHTGPDAAGKVIEAFGHFLVGGNYAVGLVVFVILVVINFVVITKGAGRIAEVSARFTLDAMPGKQMAIDADLNAGLIGEDEARKRRTAISQEADFFGSMDGASKFVRGDAIAGILILFINIIGGLIVGMLQHDLSFAQAAANYTLLTIGDGLVAQIPALIISTAAGLVVSRVTTDEDIGQQVSSQMFGNPSVILLTAFIIGVLGLIPGMPNLIFLLLAAAIGGLGWWLLKRQAEPPVVEAQPAEQLVPQETQDASWSDVAPVDVLGLEVGYRLIPLVDKGQDGELLKRIRGLRKKFAQEIGFLCAPVHIRDNLELKPNAYRLTLKGVDIGAGEAYLGMFMAINPGRVAGQLPGTPTTDPAFGLPAIWIEANLREQAQALGYTVVDAGTVVATHINHVILSHAADLLGRQETQALLDHIAKDAPKLIEDLVPKLLSVSIVQRVLQSLLEEGVNIRDMHTIIETLAEYAPRTQDPLELTTQVRIALGRAIAQQLFPGNTDMTVMTIEPGLERILGQAMQTGNDAGAGGIEPGLADTLLRETAATAQRQEESGMPAVLLVPNHLRWLLSRFLRRAVPTLKVISNAEVPDSRTIRITAIIGA
- the flhF gene encoding flagellar biosynthesis protein FlhF; translated protein: MSMRRFVAPTARDCLRKVKEELGADAIVVSNKPVPGGVEILAMTSEGFELLSRQMPARAPMAASTPATATVTPPASLGSAAARQAYSANQSMHQAPERSVHARAGSEDDDYTVSLSAQRRQPPLARPEWPVQAGNTGSAKPAAAPVVQEKPRLRPLPGREPQAASSTPLQREPLGQPAAVPHEPGLRAQRGMSASAADFLPEQHEPMQQQVSELMGEMHTIRALLERQLAGFAWGEMSRESPVRTMALAEMLDVGFSGQLARKLCQEMPAELNTDDARKWLKSALNRRLRTLSSDNDIIDRGGVFALVGPTGVGKTTTTAKLAARCVVRYGADKLALLTTDGYRIGAHEQLRIYGRILGVPVHVVRDGDDLRHTLADLRDKHMVLIDTVGMSQRDRMVAEQAAMLMRTGEVNRLLLLNATSRGDTLDDVVRAYAGEDLAGVILSKVDETASLAPALDAVIRHGLLLCYIANGQRVPEDMHLPNRNYLLHRAFKLPGEASPHHLQTQEAGLVMAAPSQKAAGGRRG
- a CDS encoding MinD/ParA family ATP-binding protein is translated as MADWACAEAEVPGGWVGDQAAGLRRMFGSRGPQVVAFASGREACGRTTLVVQTATALAAAGHTVLIVDENQAPNNAISYFGLKTRHDLYQVLQGERSLGQVVLEAAPLVRILPAVRAAKELEQANRNATLAQRRLPTSLQEMQRGVDFVLIDSSVRQQGQLSPLTLAARHVAVVVGAQSTAITHAYALIKRIVQERGRDGFQVVITRPRTREEARAIFDNMRRVAREHLDVRLDYLGASLVPVTDNLASALLQRLPPAIQGSGNDPVWSPGRQGELEGLGSAGARLETAWGG